A genome region from Manihot esculenta cultivar AM560-2 chromosome 5, M.esculenta_v8, whole genome shotgun sequence includes the following:
- the LOC122723744 gene encoding kininogen-1, with protein MEMVNTLALMLFASTLVFLPKMEAQPYTHPLCVSQFALVNSACAMLPYIPLPLLIPPFPPLPLAPSLDEVNRHGHDHSPSDNHGHDHSSSDNHGHGHEEWPGQGHGDDLGHELEHGHNYSHGHGQGQGQGQGHGHGQEHRHAHRHKHKHRHESAVKEKCCRWLNELDDECVCDLLVRLPPFLSRPLHTFNVYLDETCNVTYACEGRLLRS; from the coding sequence ATGGAAATGGTCAATACTCTTGCATTAATGCTTTTTGCATCCACTTTAGtatttctgcccaagatggagGCACAACCATATACACACCCACTTTGTGTCTCCCAGTTTGCGCTTGTGAACTCTGCCTGTGCAATGCTGCCATACATCCCATTGCCACTACTGATACCTCCTTTCCCTCCCTTGCCGCTAGCTCCTTCCCTTGATGAAGTGAATAGGCATGGCCACGATCATAGTCCCAGTGATAATCATGGCCACGATCATAGTTCCAGTGATAATCATGGTCATGGGCATGAAGAATGGCCTGGTCAGGGACATGGGGATGACCTCGGGCACGAGCTTGAGCATGGGCACAATTATAGTCATGGGCATGGTCAAGGTCAAGGTCAAGGTCAAGGACATGGACATGGTCAAGAACACAGACATGCACACAGGCACAAGCATAAGCATAGACATGAATCGGCTGTAAAAGAGAAATGTTGCAGGTGGCTAAATGAATTAGATGATGAGTGTGTCTGTGACCTGTTGGTTCGGTTGCCGCCCTTCCTCTCAAGACCTTTACATACATTTAATGTCTATCTTGATGAGACATGCAATGTAACTTATGCATG
- the LOC110614281 gene encoding protein WHAT'S THIS FACTOR 1 homolog, chloroplastic, with product MLLKPHPIYSHLHNSLVNPKINIQIKSISSLKVVWRKDQKLDFAIEKDKRYKVCARVVKEVLNEPGQVIPLRYLEKRRERLRLNVRVKTFIDQNPGLFDTYYDKIKPKSEPVLFLRVSDRLRNFLEEEKRIQLENEGFIVSKLCKLLMMAKDKVLSVDKLVHVKREFGFPNDFLVNLVPKYPHYFRLVGFPGEGKSFLELVEWNPDLAKSVIVQRAEEESRFTGIRVRPNFNYKLPPGFFLRKEMREWVRDWLELDYISPYVDASHLDQASPEMEKRTVGVFHELLSLSLFKRIPVPILGKFNEEYRFSNNFSSAFTRHSGIFYMSLKGGIKTAMLREAYKDSELIDRDPLLEIKDRFVGLLEKGWEDRAEQLKSKRKVMVKNMEMLELEEWDLDGQESNEQADRKDLQE from the coding sequence ATGCTTCTCAAACCCCACCCCATCTATTCACATTTGCATAATTCTCTTGTAAACCCTAAAATCAACATCCAAATCAAATCCATTTCGAGCCTCAAAGTGGTGTGGCGCAAAGACCAAAAACTAGACTTTGCTATAGAGAAAGATAAGCGATACAAAGTCTGCGCAAGAGTCGTCAAGGAGGTTCTAAACGAACCCGGTCAAGTTATACCGCTCCGATATCTCGAGAAAAGGCGCGAGAGGTTACGCCTCAATGTCAGAGTTAAAACCTTTATCGATCAAAACCCGGGCCTCTTCGATACTTATTATGATAAAATCAAACCTAAATCTGAACCTGTCCTGTTTTTGCGGGTAAGTGATCGTTTAAGGAATTTCCttgaagaagagaagaggattCAATTGGAAAATGAGGGGTTTATTGTTTCTAAACTGTGTAAATTGCTGATGATGGCCAAAGATAAGGTACTTAGTGTGGATAAATTGGTTCATGTGAAGAGAGAATTTGGTTTCCCTAATGATTTTTTGGTTAATTTGGTGCCCAAGTATCCACATTATTTTAGGCTTGTAGGGTTTCCAGGAGAGGGGAAGTCCTTTCTGGAGTTGGTTGAGTGGAACCCTGATTTGGCTAAATCAGTTATTGTGCAAAGGGCTGAAGAGGAGTCTCGGTTTACAGGGATTCGAgttaggcctaatttcaattATAAGCTTCCACCAGGGTTTTTTCTCAGAAAGGAGATGCGGGAGTGGGTTAGGGATTGGTTAGAACTTGATTACATTTCACCATATGTGGACGCATCACACTTGGATCAAGCCTCACCGGAAATGGAAAAGAGGACTGTTGGGGTTTTCCATGAGTTGCTGTCACTCTCACTCTTTAAGAGGATTCCAGTCCCAATACTGGGGAAGTTTAATGAAGAGTATAGGTTTTCGAATAATTTTTCAAGCGCATTCACTAGGCATTCTGGAATATTTTACATGTCATTGAAAGGGGGGATAAAGACTGCAATGCTAAGGGAAGCTTATAAGGATAGTGAATTAATTGATAGGGATCCATTACTTGAAATCAAGGATAGGTTTGTTGGGTTGTTGGAGAAGGGGTGGGAAGATAGAGCAGAGCAGCTCAAGTCAAAAAGGAAAGTGATGGTAAAGAACATGGAAATGTTGGAACTGGAGGAATGGGACCTGGATGGACAAGAGAGCAATGAGCAAGCTGACAGAAAAGATTTACAGGAATAA